The following are encoded together in the Perca flavescens isolate YP-PL-M2 chromosome 22, PFLA_1.0, whole genome shotgun sequence genome:
- the mkxa gene encoding mohawk homeobox a isoform X2 — translation MGDWKQDYCSTQQRHAGGARDRGRPSGGKVRHKRQALQDMARPLKQWLYKHRDNPYPTKTEKILLALGSQMTLVQVSNWFANARRRLKNTVRQPDLSWALRIKLYNKYVQGNAERLSVSSEDSCSDDGDNPQRTPSGPEELNKPMYQSVIKKEGSSMVGMGMGMGMAMGMGAGLRSAASLAEDYVSPPKYKSSLLHRYLNDSLRHVMVANAVMDARKRNHSGSFSSNEYDDELLSPSSSEAEANFVYRAETTDHGSSKCDNGSGGVGAAQKERVKGKDETYWREINAAMALTNLAQGKDSTSGTTSCIIQKSSHIAEIKTVKVPLMQKY, via the exons ATGGGCGACTGGAAACAGGATTATTGTTCTACACAGCAGAGACACGCAGGAGGGGCCCGGGACAG GGGTCGGCCCAGTGGCGGTAAAGTGCGGCACAAGCGCCAGGCCCTGCAGGACATGGCGAGACCGCTCAAGCAGTGGCTCTACAAGCACCGAGACAACCCCTACCCCACCAAGACGGAGAAGATCCTGCTGGCCCTCGGCTCGCAAATGACCCTGGTCCAG gtCTCCAACTGGTTTGCCAATGCCAGGAGGCGACTGAAGAACACGGTGAGGCAGCCAGACCTGAGCTGGGCGCTCAGGATCAAGCTCTACAACAAATATGTCCAGGGCAACGCGGAGAGGCTGAGCGTCAGCAGCGAGGACAGCTGCTCAGACG ACGGGGACAACCCTCAGAGGACACCGAGCGGCCCCGAGGAGCTCAACAAGCCCATGTACCAGAGCGTGATCAAGAAGGAGGGCTCCTCCATGGTGGGCATGGGCATGGGCATGGGCATGGCCATGGGTATGGGAGCAGGACTACGCTCGGCGGCCTCACTTGCTGAGGACTATGTGTCTCCGCCCAAGTACAAGAGCAGCCTGCTGCATCGCTACCTGAACGACTCACTGCGCCACGTCATGGTGGCCAACGCCGTCATGGACGCTCGCAAGAGGAACCACTCCGGCTCCTTCAGCTCCAATGAGTACGACGACGAGCTGCTCTCGCCGTCCTCCTCTGAGGCTGAAGCGAACTTTGTTTATCGGGCTG AAACCACAGACCATGGATCAAGTAAATGTGACAA TGGCAGCGGTGGCGTCGGAGCTGCGCAAAAGGAGAGGGTGAAGGGCAAAGACGAGACGTACTGGAGAGAGATCAACGCCGctatggccttgaccaacttgGCGCAAGGGAAGGACAGCACCTCTGGTACCACCAGCTGCATCATCCAGAAGTCCTCCCACATAGCAGAGATCAAGACTGTTAAAGTGCCTCTAATGCAGAAATATTAG
- the mkxa gene encoding mohawk homeobox a isoform X1, whose product MNTIVFNKLSSQVLFEEKAKEVEMSSRNYLEVIDGQHADLLSSNQTIRDNQAIRHRRSGGRPSGGKVRHKRQALQDMARPLKQWLYKHRDNPYPTKTEKILLALGSQMTLVQVSNWFANARRRLKNTVRQPDLSWALRIKLYNKYVQGNAERLSVSSEDSCSDDGDNPQRTPSGPEELNKPMYQSVIKKEGSSMVGMGMGMGMAMGMGAGLRSAASLAEDYVSPPKYKSSLLHRYLNDSLRHVMVANAVMDARKRNHSGSFSSNEYDDELLSPSSSEAEANFVYRAETTDHGSSKCDNGSGGVGAAQKERVKGKDETYWREINAAMALTNLAQGKDSTSGTTSCIIQKSSHIAEIKTVKVPLMQKY is encoded by the exons ATGAACACCATCGTGTTTAACAAGCTGAGCAGCCAGGTCCTGTTTGAGGAGAAGGCGAAAGAGGTGGAAATGAGCAGCAGAAATTATCTAGAAGTCATCGACGGGCAACATGCAGACCTCCTCTCCAGCAACCAGACCATCAGAGACAACCAGGCCATCAGACACCGGCGGAGCGG GGGTCGGCCCAGTGGCGGTAAAGTGCGGCACAAGCGCCAGGCCCTGCAGGACATGGCGAGACCGCTCAAGCAGTGGCTCTACAAGCACCGAGACAACCCCTACCCCACCAAGACGGAGAAGATCCTGCTGGCCCTCGGCTCGCAAATGACCCTGGTCCAG gtCTCCAACTGGTTTGCCAATGCCAGGAGGCGACTGAAGAACACGGTGAGGCAGCCAGACCTGAGCTGGGCGCTCAGGATCAAGCTCTACAACAAATATGTCCAGGGCAACGCGGAGAGGCTGAGCGTCAGCAGCGAGGACAGCTGCTCAGACG ACGGGGACAACCCTCAGAGGACACCGAGCGGCCCCGAGGAGCTCAACAAGCCCATGTACCAGAGCGTGATCAAGAAGGAGGGCTCCTCCATGGTGGGCATGGGCATGGGCATGGGCATGGCCATGGGTATGGGAGCAGGACTACGCTCGGCGGCCTCACTTGCTGAGGACTATGTGTCTCCGCCCAAGTACAAGAGCAGCCTGCTGCATCGCTACCTGAACGACTCACTGCGCCACGTCATGGTGGCCAACGCCGTCATGGACGCTCGCAAGAGGAACCACTCCGGCTCCTTCAGCTCCAATGAGTACGACGACGAGCTGCTCTCGCCGTCCTCCTCTGAGGCTGAAGCGAACTTTGTTTATCGGGCTG AAACCACAGACCATGGATCAAGTAAATGTGACAA TGGCAGCGGTGGCGTCGGAGCTGCGCAAAAGGAGAGGGTGAAGGGCAAAGACGAGACGTACTGGAGAGAGATCAACGCCGctatggccttgaccaacttgGCGCAAGGGAAGGACAGCACCTCTGGTACCACCAGCTGCATCATCCAGAAGTCCTCCCACATAGCAGAGATCAAGACTGTTAAAGTGCCTCTAATGCAGAAATATTAG